The nucleotide sequence TGCAGCAGAAATTTTTCTTTGTCACTTTCCGGATCTTGCTAGAAGGTGACATCGCTGTCGTGACTTTTACtcttttggatgtttggctgtAATGGAATCGACAATCATCCGCAACGTTTCATCATTTTTCCGAGTGATAAAGTGGTTTTACCACATTGGGAATTCGAGAAGCAGGTTTGAGCCCAATCAAGTGATGTGACAATAGGCATACAAGCCTAAGTAGACTTCTCTAGATGCCCATGGGCAGTGCCCACCTCCATTACCAATGACAGACTAATCTACCAGAGTTTAAATTTTGGCTATTCTTCAAAAATTTGGGATACCCCTCGCACTTCTTTGACAGCacagaatgaaatgaaaaagcgTACGAATGCGCGTAGAAAGGGCCTGTGATAAGACTTGGAGTCCAGTCATAAAAGTCCTGCTGTGCTAAAGCAGTTTCTAAGAGTAGGAGGCCTACTCTGTAAAGAAAagtcataaaatttattgatgCTCTGGTAGAAGTACTTTTGAGCACTAGACTAGTTAGACGGCTAGTTTCGGAGTTTATTATACTGACTTATATTGGAGCAATCGAGATGAGAAATAGATACATTCCACTCAGTACTTCCTGTGCCTCGTTTTTTGAAGAATATTCTTCGACACTCTTTTTgacttaaaaacaataaatgtcTAAGGCCCATCAGCCCAGCCATTCTTGCTAGTAgtataaaaacatatatatttatatacttataattGACACCCTCTGATCTCCAACAAATGGTAGGTGAACTGCACAGTTATTGCTCGCAATGGGCATTAAAGTTAATCTTGCCAAGTCAAAAGTAATCGTTTTTAGGATAGGTGGTAGAAACTCAAACAACTGTAACTGGAAATATTGGAATGGTTGAATAGAAATAGCTAATGAATTACACTTAACTATAACCTCACGTTTTTTCAAACATCTAGATAAGAAGCTAACAGATATTAGAAATCAAAGGATAAATACCTCAAAGAAACTGGAAAAAAATTccgcaaagaaaaaaagttctatCATGTTTTACGGAGCGCAAGTTTGGGGGGTTGAAAAATTTGAGCAAGTTGAGAagttgtttactattttttattaagaaagtaATATTTTTGCCGTCTAACATAACAAACTACATGATACACTTCGAAATCGGATTATTTCCGGAATTTTTATGTACCCTCCATCAACGCCTATGATTTATTGGGCGGTGCTTAATCCTACCAACACCAAGGCTTCCACGTGCCCTTGCTGAAGAAACGCTCAAATCAAGTACTTATTGAGTAAAATAATGGAAGGAGCTAGCAAGTAGAATTTTCTTCGGCTCATATAACGAAGCTTATGCTAAACCTACTAAATAaagtgattgaaaaataatttattttgtacacTCAAAGACCTTCTGTTTTAAACTCATACGAAGTTCCAAATGATAGCTACGCACCACCACATTCGACTGCAGCGATCGCCAATGCggattaatatatatttatataatattaggttggggaataagttcgtagcgttttcacggaagacttttatttaaacaaaaaacaataattaatatatatcaaCACGTTAATCAGTTTTAGATTCGCCGTtcctgtttacaacctcttcttATCTCTAGACTAATTTTTTGATGCCgtttcgccaaaaatcgccGGGTCGTGtggcaaagaagttgttgagtcagtttttaagtacctctttgttatcgaaggtaacaccCTTCATATGGTGTAACAGCGAGCACAAAATATGGTAATCaatcggtgcaaggtccgaaaAATACGGCGGTTGCTAAAGGACTCCCATTTGAGCTCTTGAGGTGCGGCTTTAACGACTTgcgcaacatggggcctggcgttgtcgtgatgaagtatggtttgaccatatcGATCAGGTCTTCTCAGTCAAATAGTCTGATTCACggagtgtagctgggcaatgcaaagctccttgttgaccgtggcattcttttcaagcattcccagtgcaccatgctccaccagttccaccaaacacatatcacgaTCTTCTTTGGATAAAGATCCGCCTTGACTCTTGGCTTTGGTgcatctcctggagccacccctcctttctttgcttcatactgATGTATAAACACCATTTCTCAACTCATGTGACGATTCGGTAGAAAAGGCGCTGCTTCTGACCGTGTGTTGCTTGCAGACGgccgagatgctgagaagcaatttagcgactttcttggtttttttcgttAAGCTCGGAAAATCCCTTGAATGAAGGTGATGGAGAATCGtttggtttggcgaccgttctccttcaaaagagAACTTAGATGTTCTTGATCGAATTCGGAGGGCCTTCCGCTgagggacgtgtcatcgacatcCAGGCGCCATCTttcaactttgcaaaccatctccgtactgtagactcgcctataacaccttctccatacTCGCCGCAACTCGGGTTTCTTCGATAGCTTTTTTACCTcgttgaaaagcaaagaagaggagGCTTTGAAAAAGTTTAGTTTTGCCTCCTGACTGTTCCATTTCTAAggttcaaaactaataaaaaattaaataactcaaaaacacaatcaaaatagttttgtagagcagaaagaacTCTattgaatgaatacttaccctttgccaaacagcaaacaaatggttgtaaaataaagaaaaatataaaaacgctataaaCTTATTCCCCATCCGAATAGTTAAACTACTCACCGGGTCGATTTCtagttaattttttgtattggaaGTTAACCATAATGTTCTCTCGCCACTCTCAAGGTACTTTagatttcttttgtttaaaccATTTAAATCCATTTGAAATCCCATACCAAGATTGTAGCTCACATTCAGCACATTTGATATGCCGGATTCTCTTTTCATCGCTAAAAAACAATACTATCCCCCTCCAGTAAATTATTGACGATTGACGACtgtaatttttattcaactaatgaattttttgttgAGTGATTCACAAAGTATTTATCATCTAATTGTGATTGGAATTTTCATcacttaaatacaatatattaataattattattaccagTGGCGTGTTTCGGATAGTCATCGGAGTCGTTGGAGTCGAATAACGTGAATTTTGGTTTGCTTCTAAAtacgtttttaatattttgaaatattaaaataaatatttctcttaATCGAGATCAATAAAGTATTAAGAGaacaattgaaatattttatcacTATCTAAATAAAAGATAGAATAATTTCAGTTCAAAATTTCAcccttgtgtgtatgtattacaTATTAGTATTTATACGATAGTAGAAGTACATTTTTCGATTTATTGGCCTTACTATAATATGGATTCGGTTTTATAAAATTATCGCagcaaataattaaaagtaatgctaAAAATgctaatttcatacattttttaactaaaagctTTGTcgtaaaatctttaaaaacattCGTTCACAACTTAATAGAATGAGGGGTACATAGCGTTCAGAAAACAAAATAGCccaacaattttaatttcagcAGTTAATAATCATCAACAACAATCGTCCAAAAGATGAATGCAAATCCATACAATCAAAGCACTCATTCTTAGGCACGACTGTTGCGAACAAGCAGGCAGTGGTCGTTGAGGTTTCCGGCTAAAATTGGATAATTTCTAGAATATAAACATATTTCCTTGCTAGCGCAAGACTTAAACAGTTTGTTCAAAATCTCGAATGTACCTATGTAAACATAGGCgagaaaaatatattctattatgtacatatatgtaaatagaaTTATTCGATTGCGTAAATGTCTCGTGTATTTTGCTGAACTTCAAGTAATGTTTATCATCAGTCTACACACTTTTCGCTATACTGTAACATTAActgttataataatttaaaaaatctttataaatattttctttttattatttttatattttattcaattgttgtttttgttcaacTTAAATTAAGGAGCATCTGAAATATTGTGtactaagaaaatataaaaatcacaCTCCTCTTTTCCTTTATCTTCGTTTAAagtattgaacaaaaaaaattacagcgaataacaacaaaataaatacatatttttttcatatggcTTCGGCAAACGAAACTGTGTGAATTTCACGcacttttctaaaattttgcatttttttaattttttatagtttttcatataaaaaacatagacctaaaatcataaattagtttaacttaaataagaaaagaaagtTTTAGAAGACACATTTTTGCTTGGTTGGAATCGAAAATAGTTGACCCATATTCAACCCATATTCAAAGTTTGACGCTTGCGCGATCAGTCCCAAACAATGTAGTACGCATGTAAATGCAAGTGAAAGTAAGTATGTAGTGAAAAATTAGCAACCTAGGTTGTAGGAATTTCGTGGGCGGGTTGCATGCGAATGCGCATGTGCACCCTGTGGCGTGCAGGGCGTGCTCATTGGGCATATATTGGAGTGCTTGAAAGCTCTAACTGGCATCCGATCTGAAGAGGAAACGACGTTTGCGTGGATCTAACTTAGCTTTTGTCAAACTGCGCGATCTCAACGCGCGATTAGATTTGGCACTGTCTTCAGCTTCGCTTGTTTCAGTTTTAGCTGGCACATCGGACTCCGCAATCTCAACGGTGGCTGAACTTTCAGGTTCTTGGATATCAGTCACAGGTGCGGATTTTGTCTCAGTCTCAGGGTTTCCTGCTGTCTTGGCTACATTCGCATCAAGTTCTTCGACATCCGTCTGCACAGCCTTGTCGACGGACTCAACTACCGGGGCGACTGCAGTCTGCACGGTTTCCGCTTGAAGCGGTAACGTTTTAAGGTTTGTCACTATGGCGTTTGACTCGTCTACAGCTATGGTTTCTTGCGCTTGGATATTGCTGCTCTCAGGCTCGGACACTCTATGATAAATGGGAAAAATGATATCCTCGGCAGGTGTTTGGTCAGCTGATTCTTCTTGCGGCGCAGACCCTTTTTGCAAACTAAATTTCAACTCGATGGGCTTGTCAGCATTGTCTGGTTCCATAACCAATTCCATGGGTGCTCCTTTCTCATTGGCTGGTATTTGATCCAAACGTTCCTTTACAAGTTCAACAATGTCATCGATACTGATAGGTCTGAAGGCCATAGGAGCTGCGGGCTGCTCAATTTCAGGCTGACTTTCCACAGCCTCTGAAAGGTCGGGATGTGCAGCTTCTGGCTGGTTTTCCCCAGCTTCTGTTTCTGCAACCTGTGCAATAGGTTCAGATTGGGCTTCCGCTGTGGAGGCATCCTCCACCTTTTGCTCCTCTGTAATTTCACTTTGTGCTAACGCAGCCTCTTCTGGAAGGAATTTCGTTTCCTCCTGTTTTTCTTCTTGAGCTGGCGCTTCTTCTTCGACCGCTGTTATTTCAGcggatttaatattttgtacttcTTCGTATGGCGTCTGAATAACCGTTACTGGAATATGATACATATCGGAAGGGAAACTATTGGATATTGGGAACTTAAGCAATGGCGAAATGTTTACTTCTTGTTCTACAACTGGCTCATTTTCTGCCACAATTGGGTAATTTTCAGACACAATGGGTTCATTTTCTGACACAATTGGCTCATTTTCTGACACAACTGGCTTATTTTCTGACACAGCTGGCTCATTTTCGGTCACAATTGGCTCATTTTCTGACACAACTGGCTCATTTTCTGGTTCAACTGCTACAGGTTGCTCGGCAGCTATGGTTTGCAGGGAACTTGTATCAGCTTCGACAGCAACTTGTGTTTCTTCGTGATTAGATTGTGATTCTTCATTTTTCTCATCAGTCTGTTGCAATTCCTCAGTCTCAACTTTGACATCTTCGCTTTCGGCAGAAGTTGCGGGTGCTTCTTCTTCTATCGGTACTGGCAGACTAGGTTTGATATTAGGATGATCACTCTTAAGTGTGTTGATGAAGTCTGAGATAAGAGCTTCAGCTTCTGCGGCCAACTCGGGATCTACAGGTTTGAAACCACCCACCGTCTGCAAATGATTATCTTTTTCCTCGAATGCTTGTTGCACAATAGGGTCTTGCTGTTCCATTTCTTGTGTAGCCGGCATAGTTTCGATGGCATCAACGGGCTTTTGTGCCTCCATCTCTTCTAGTGATGGTAAAGCAGGCAATAATTCATCATTATTTTCAATGGGAGCAATCACCTCAGGTGCGGCATCCAAAGCAACAGGCTCCGATGCATAGCCTAGTTGGTCAACAATTTCCGCAGGCTCCCCGAGCAAAGATTGCTCTTCGGGTTGTGCTGGCGTCTCGATACTGATTTGTGGCTTGATAATTTCTCGAAGCTTTTCCTCTTCTGGTGCACTTTCCAGAGGTTCTGAGCTTAAGGCTGGAACCTCTTCAACTACCTCAATTGGCTTGGCGGATTGTTCTTCTTTTTGTGTCTCCACAATGTGCGCTTTCTCTGCCTCCACTGGCTCCTCAATTTTTGTTACTTCTTCTGCTACAGGTTCTTcaacttttgaaatttcttcAGCAGCGAGTTCGTCATTCTTAACTGTTTCGTCCAGAATTGGCGCAACATTTTCAGCCTCTTCCACTACGACTGGTACCGCTACCGCAATTGGTGCAGCGATATCATCTTTTGCATTACTTGTATCGTCTCGGTTTACAATTTGTGGTTCAACAATTGCCTTCAATGCATTTTCTGGTTCAACGATATGCTCCTCAATTTCGGAAGCTTGTGGTTCTGCATCTACTGGATCTTGAGCTGGTTCCACAATGACTGGTAGTTCTTCGGCTGTCTGCGCTACAGGTTTATTGATTGTCACAGGCAGCGGAGCGGAGCCCAAGTTAGACTCCAATTTTACAGCTGGAACAACAGGTTCTACCGACGCAGTTACGGGTACCGACTCGATGACAGCCACGTCCTCAGGCACTTTGTTGACAACCACATtatttttgtgtgcaaatgtgGGGCGTTTGCGCTTAAGCGATTCGGGATTGCTTAAGGTGTGCACCACCTCAACCTTGAATGGCGGTGCGGGCACTTCTACAACTTCCTTCTCAGTGCTATACGTCACAGCGGGACGCTTCTTATACCGGGGTGGTACTGATTTTACCTCATCTTTAATTTCATGGACGGATACTACTTCAGCTGGTATATTAACTGGTGCAATCGGACCAACATTAGGCATCTTGCGAAGGGGCATAATTGACGGCAGTTTATTTGTAGGATGAATTGTTTGGTATTGTTGTGGCTTTGGTTGTGGCTTTCTACGGTTAGGTTTCTGCACCTGCGCAGGCTTCACTTTCATAGGCTTTGCTGCTAGAGCAGGAGCTGCAGCTGTTTGTGGCTCTTCTTGAGGTGCAGCAGCTTGTTGGACTTCTTGCTGGGTGGGTTTAGCTGGTTCGGCCTGTTGTGCTTCCGCTTGCTCTTCAGTATCTGGCATATTATTGGAGTTGGCACTCTGCTCTTCGGTATTGCCAAAATTTCGGTTTAGTTCGTAATAGTTAACAGAATCTTCACATGTTATGGCCATATCCTCACGACGCATGCAGGTAAATGAATCCTTCGAAACGCAAATGAATTTGTGGTTAATAACTAAATTAACAACTAAGTTATAGCAAAATGGCTTACCTGACTGAACACCGTCTCTTCGGGGCAGATGAAACTCCAACGGAATGTGTTCTCTTTGCCATCCGCGTACGTTACCGGCAAACAGACGTGGAATATCTGGCAGTCATTCTCCACGTCCGCGTAATAACCATATACTTTGTCATCGCAGGAAAAGTTGTCAGTAATGTCTGTACGTATCGATGTAGCATTGCTGGGCAAGGTCAGTGTCGATGGCATTTCGGGGTACTCGGGTGCAAGTGGCTCAGGTGCCGGACGTTCCGCTTCAACTTCTTCCTCCTGCAGCACAATAGGCACATTTcgctaaaatataaaataagataaattgcaatgtaaattatttgctttaacaaaatttcaagggGAAATAATGTCACCACCAATTGAACTGAACTCAACGTAGTTGCCTTTCGTCGTGAAACACTTAGACTAGACCAGATCGATCCATCAGTTTCTCCTCATTACTTCGTTAAGTATTATGCGTGAGCGCGAAATTTATGTAACCGTTGCATTGCATTACAAGTAGGCAATAAATGCTACCACGAGCGATATGGCGGAGTCAAATACGAGCATAAAGACGGACGTGACCACGGGCGCCAATCGCGCGTGTTCGAGTAATGATACTCCATCGATGTGCGATGGCCAATATGTTTGTTGTTGGTTGAAATGTAcggaatttgaaaattaatcaaCGCTTTAACCAAATCGTCAATTTTGGTTGCAAAATGGCGCAATTGCAGTTGAAATACTTGGTATTGATTTGGGCCAGCGGCAAAACAAGCGATAAGCGAAATTTCACCTGCTGTTCTAGTTTTCCTACGCTAGGTGCGAAGTGAAACTATATACCTTTGGATTTCATGCATTTGCGAGTGAATAGTGAAGAGTTTTGAAATGTACATTCGCCGGTAAGTAGGGTGTACACATTTGGTAGATGTTGCGCCTAGGTATGCGCAACCGCACAGGGCTGTTTGCTTCGCATTTTGCGTGGACGGCAGTTGCACCTGTACGCTGATGAAAAACTTTCGTTCACTAACTGATCGCTTAGCTAATGCGTTTTCTTGCGACATCGCtgtttgtttatttctatttttattttttagttttttattaatagtgtTGGAtacttttttgtgttcattttattcattaatttctttttatcgcGCGCTTTCCGATACGCATAAAAGTTACAgtgatttgttgcattttaatAAGTCTCTTTAATGGTTGGCTGCGATGGTTGTAAATGATTTGGTAGGCGATGGGATTTACGAATGATTTATTATGTATTGTCGCTGGCATATTTTTTCTGGTTTATCATGGCAGGTGAGTGTAGGCACGCCGACCAACTTCACAAAAGAATAATGAGTGATTATGAATAATTCGCAGGAAGAACTAAATTACAACACAAAGGATTGTATTCTAAATACTTGCAGTTCTTAAGGAATCGAATGTGATGGGGAAACAGCACTTAGAGGAATTCCATTGCCGATGGTGTTACTTATCTGTGAACTTATTTGATATATTATGAACTACAAGTTTCTTATTAAGATGGCCAAATTTATTGCTTAGAGGTCTTTCTAgctttaaagtttaaaaaataggaaGTTAATATACGTAAATTTATCTTCAAGTAGTTAAGCCCCAAATGGTTCCATGCTATAGGACGTCAGAATTTCTCGTCTACTTACGGCGGCCACCGCAGACGTCCGGTTAGTGCGTGAATActatttggaattcagagagaactcacgttcgaatctcgttgaaagaccaaaataaagaaaaagttttttctaatagcggtcgccccattgcaggcaatggcaaacctccaagtgtatttctaggagaacgagctcctcctcctagaaagggtgtatgcgtcaattatacattatatatatatatatatatataatatatatatatatcgctTATGGCCCAAAACCATACCGTTAGCACATTAGTGTAGTTCAATTGCAACTTTTTTGACTAAAActaatggaaaatttaaattgaccGGTTTTAAAGATAGCATATAATATAAGTTTGTAGCGTAATAACATAGCTTCGTTTTATGCTTGTCGTAAATCGACTGTAAATCGAGATGCTTAAACTCTCCGTCAAGGAgtgttataatataatattctgACAGAAAATTGGCCTCGACATACGGAACATGTGTTCAATATGATATAAACTCCCTAACTCTAACCACTCTCTCACTGTGGGTCGTCAACGCCGAAACAGCGTCTCCTTTCCGTATCTACCCTTAGATACTTTACTGGAGCATCGATAGTATGACTGCTAGAATAGCGACTGAACAAATTTTAGTGCTGCatatctataatataaaaatgaatcgcaaaatgtgttggtaagcgcataactcaacagcgcatggaccaatcttaacaattttttttttaaatgttccttgaagtccaaggatggtttgtacggcgagaaaaattcgaataaattccgggaaacagcccttttctttttcactgaaaatacttttgtaaatacgttttatttcattattctttattatatcggttattaaccctatgttaataataataaaaataaataattatctgtatgttttgtcattgaagcacccagtttataaatatttgtcatctttaggttcccactatccctttagactatttttcaatcaggtttgaaccTTAAGTTCCCTTCTTAACATCCCAGTCGGGTTTTTAGTGGTCCCCAAAAGGGTGGCCAAAgttcgtggaagcgaagatacttaggtcacccgagctgacccttttctttaattctcctgaacagaacCGTCACCTTGATGATAGGGCGGTGTGTGAGAGTCAGCAGAGAAAAAACgtcttaaggtcgaaatataaactgccacattcaaaatctatttgacagaatGAAGTCTGTCGCATCCGCTAGTTTCGAATAAAATAAAGACAGATTAATGCGCTGGAATGGGATTCAGTAACTGGGAAAGGGAGAAAAGTAACGAACCGTCCTGATGTATATCACATTCCGCTCAACTGACCTTTAAACCACTTTAATCACGAATTCGCTTCCATCATAAGTTTGCAGTGCATGTAAGAGTCAGGTTTAAAGCTTCATATAACGGTGTGATTAAGATTAGTGGAGGTGTATCAGGAGCATAAACCTTTCACGACTTCCTATTTAAATATCCTATTTGAATTTACAAGGAATCACATAGCCCCTTCTTTTAAAGATGAGATTAGAAGACGAAGGCTAGAGAAATATTTCATGCCTTGTTCCTGAGCATCGCACAGTATGCCCGTTTTCAACCAACACCTTTTATTTAATCTAGCCTTCTCGTGAGATTGCAAAAATTTTGCTGTATACGACGTGCGCCCCACCCAATCTTAAATATGACTAATCGACTATCTTAAACACGATCGAAaatcagtttttgttttaacacttttttctttctgcAATCCATAATTTTCAACCATTTATAGAACGAGTGCCCATTTTCAGCCCTAAAATGTTTGCTAAAGAGTGCTCTGCCGTAGGCCACATAAAGGAAACCCAAAAGTGGATCCGGTTCCCATTTGTGTAATTCGCGCAGTCATTTTGCAACGTACTCtgtttcatatatttatttgttctttttgtattCTTAAAGATTTTGGTTTGGTTTACTGTTGGCCAAATCCAGTAGCCCAATGAGTCCGGGCGAAAGAAGTAATTGAAGTGGGCAAAGTAAAACCAAAAACGAAATGGATAAAGAGCACACAACTAAGAATGAGTATTGCACTTGACGTTCCAAAGGAAATAGAAGCAAAACCAATggtgtgtttgtttgtaatgttgGTGgtaattttttcgaatgaaatatCGAGACGTCTGGAATTTCAATGAACTCAACAAACTCGGGCCTACATCCATTCAACCAGTAACCGGTGCTGAGGTTGGAGTGTGCAGGGCTACTCGCGTTTCTTGGCTGTTCTGCGCTTCCATATGTTTTGTACTTCTGATTATTACTTCCGTTTGTCATCTAGCAAATGGCACAGCCACTAACGGAAGTGCATATAAATGAGCAGAAAGCAACAAACATGCACTTATACATGCATAGGTATATGCCTATAGTTgcttatgttaattttttttccttcatgCGCACAAGCACATAAGGTGTTTGCTGTTTTCAGTACGTTGCTTATGTGTTGCTCCTAATCATCTCAACTTTCATTTCATCTACATACTAACATACTCTCTCTACATACTAACATACTTTCATACCACATTCAGTCAAAACATTCTTTGATTGATTTAAACGCTTTACGAATTTcgcaaaaaatgtaatttgattAAACGCACCTTGACTCCATGAAGTGGTCCGGCCAAACAGCAGCCACTGAGGCACACTAACAGCAATGTGAGTTTCCACATTATTCCCACGCGCATGCGCCAACCGTTTTTCTCACCAAATAATTaccacaaaattttgaaatttcttcctTGAAAACTGATTGTCGACACTTTTCacacttttaatttttcgtactactctaatttttattttatttttttggttttaactaGTTCGTTATAATCCAAAAGTTTTGTTGTGCTGTCTGAAAATTCACATTAATCCTTTATGGTGATTTCGTTCTGCCTGAATTTCCGCTACTCATACTATTATTGCTGGCTGGGCTATGTAATTaatttgtttgtctgtttgatgtttaaaatttctattaaaggTGCTTCAGACCAAAGCTCGCGCTCGTTTCCACTGTGAGGCACCGTTGGCTGAAAGTTACTAACTGCGACGGTTTCGGGTGCGTTACTCGCCATTTATATTCTTCACTTTGATTTATTAAGAATTCAATGAAGAGCCACCACTGACACCAACactaactcgaacaaatctatGTGTAGCACATACACAAAAGCAAATGCTGGCACTTGAGTTGACATTATGGCTGGCCGCAACACCGTTTAAGTGGGCATAACCATCAACTCGCCAACTCTGCGGTAATGGCATTGACAGTGAGGCAGTGTGGCAGCGAGCACACAAACTATTACAATTGCCACCGTAGTTAACAAGAACAACAATGACTGTTACCACTACAGTAgcataagaaatatttattccgTTGAATTATTTCGCCAAGTTGTGGGTGTTCACGTTCGCGCGCATTTTCGTTTTGCGTTGCGCCTGCGCTTTTGAATGGCCTCTCGGGCTTGCATGTAAGTAAGTGTTTAAGTTTAAGAGAGTGAGAGTTATGGCGCTCAAAAAATCAAGTGGTCTTTATATTATCACTTGGTGATTTTC is from Anastrepha ludens isolate Willacy chromosome 4, idAnaLude1.1, whole genome shotgun sequence and encodes:
- the LOC128862254 gene encoding titin, producing the protein MRVGIMWKLTLLLVCLSGCCLAGPLHGVKRNVPIVLQEEEVEAERPAPEPLAPEYPEMPSTLTLPSNATSIRTDITDNFSCDDKVYGYYADVENDCQIFHVCLPVTYADGKENTFRWSFICPEETVFSQDSFTCMRREDMAITCEDSVNYYELNRNFGNTEEQSANSNNMPDTEEQAEAQQAEPAKPTQQEVQQAAAPQEEPQTAAAPALAAKPMKVKPAQVQKPNRRKPQPKPQQYQTIHPTNKLPSIMPLRKMPNVGPIAPVNIPAEVVSVHEIKDEVKSVPPRYKKRPAVTYSTEKEVVEVPAPPFKVEVVHTLSNPESLKRKRPTFAHKNNVVVNKVPEDVAVIESVPVTASVEPVVPAVKLESNLGSAPLPVTINKPVAQTAEELPVIVEPAQDPVDAEPQASEIEEHIVEPENALKAIVEPQIVNRDDTSNAKDDIAAPIAVAVPVVVEEAENVAPILDETVKNDELAAEEISKVEEPVAEEVTKIEEPVEAEKAHIVETQKEEQSAKPIEVVEEVPALSSEPLESAPEEEKLREIIKPQISIETPAQPEEQSLLGEPAEIVDQLGYASEPVALDAAPEVIAPIENNDELLPALPSLEEMEAQKPVDAIETMPATQEMEQQDPIVQQAFEEKDNHLQTVGGFKPVDPELAAEAEALISDFINTLKSDHPNIKPSLPVPIEEEAPATSAESEDVKVETEELQQTDEKNEESQSNHEETQVAVEADTSSLQTIAAEQPVAVEPENEPVVSENEPIVTENEPAVSENKPVVSENEPIVSENEPIVSENYPIVAENEPVVEQEVNISPLLKFPISNSFPSDMYHIPVTVIQTPYEEVQNIKSAEITAVEEEAPAQEEKQEETKFLPEEAALAQSEITEEQKVEDASTAEAQSEPIAQVAETEAGENQPEAAHPDLSEAVESQPEIEQPAAPMAFRPISIDDIVELVKERLDQIPANEKGAPMELVMEPDNADKPIELKFSLQKGSAPQEESADQTPAEDIIFPIYHRVSEPESSNIQAQETIAVDESNAIVTNLKTLPLQAETVQTAVAPVVESVDKAVQTDVEELDANVAKTAGNPETETKSAPVTDIQEPESSATVEIAESDVPAKTETSEAEDSAKSNRALRSRSLTKAKLDPRKRRFLFRSDAS